One Mugil cephalus isolate CIBA_MC_2020 chromosome 22, CIBA_Mcephalus_1.1, whole genome shotgun sequence genomic window carries:
- the LOC125000424 gene encoding E3 ubiquitin-protein ligase TRIM39-like translates to MKVKDSTSEWYCRTVTSVSLQDLHQRHTEMSATCLVSEDQFLCPICLEVFTEPVTLPCGHNFCKKCITQHWDVNIQCQCPVCKDTFDKRLELRVNIFISEMAAQFRKTTQNESSSCVVQRCPNIGEVLCDVCTESKVKALKSCLVCLTSYCETHLELHEKITGMTRHKLIDPVENLEDRMCKKHDRPLEMFCKSDDICVCVSCTESDHKLHHVVPFTEEYEAKKTELREVEADIQKMIQERQFKIEEIKESVKLSKEDADRETAASVQVFTALVQSVERGLAQLTDTIKEKQKATERQAEGFIKELEEEISELMKRSSEVEQLSHNEDHLHFLQSYSSSLNTAPPTKDWTEVRVHSSHEGTVRRAVAQLEETISKEVKKLGADVELKRVQQFAVDVTLDPDTAHAALVLSEDGKQVHYKDSRQNLPDNPTRFSTCSCVVGKQVIYSGRFYYEIQVKGKTEWDLGVARETINRKGKLITSPQTGLWVVCLRKGNEYKACAGPTVSLTLKSQPQKVGVFVDYEEGLVSFYDVDAAALIYSFTGCNFSEKLYPIFGPGTSDNSNFAPLIISPVVRICLP, encoded by the exons atgaaagtgaaagacAGCACTTCAGAGTGGTACTGCAGAACAGTAACGTCAGTTTCTCTCCAAGACTTACACCAAAGACACACAG aaatgtCTGCAACCTGTCTCGTATCTGAAGACCAGTTTCTGTGTCCCATCTGTCTGGAAGTGTTCACTGAACCAGTCACCTTAccatgtggacacaacttctgcaagAAGTGCATCACACAACACTGGGATGTTAACATCCAGTGTCAGTGTCCTGTGTGTAAAGATACCTTTGATAAAAGACTTGAGCTGCGGGTCAACATATTCATATCTGAAATGGCTGCTCAGTTCAGGAAAACAACTCAAAACGAATCCAGCAGCTGTGTAGTCCAAAGATGTCCCAATATTGGAGAAGTGCTCTGTGACGTCTGCACTGAATCCAAAGTGAAAGCTCTCAAGTCCTGTCTGGTGTGTCTGACCTCCTACTGTGAGACTCACCTGGAGCTTCATGAGAAGATCACTGGCATGACCAGACACAAGCTGATTGACCCTGTAGAGAACCTGGAAGACAGGATGTGTAAGAAGCATGATAGACCTCTGGAGATGTTCTGTAAGTCTGAtgacatatgtgtgtgtgtcagctgcaCTGAGTCAGATCACAAGCTCCATCATGTTGTTCCCTTCACTGAAGAATATGAAGCGAAGAAGACCGAGCTGAGAGAAGTAGAGGCTGACATTCAGAAGATGATTCAGGAGAGACAATTTAAGATTGAGGAGATCAAAGAGTCAGTGAAGCTGAGTAAGGAagatgcagacagagagacagcagcCAGTGTGCAGGTTTTCACTGCTCTGGTCCAGTCTGTAGAGAGAGGTCTGGCTCAGCTCACTGACACCAttaaagagaagcagaaagcaacagagagacaggctgaAGGCTTCATcaaagagctggaagaggaaatctctgagctgatgaagagaAGCTCTGAGGTGGAGCAGCTGTCACACAATGAAGatcatctccacttcctccagagCTACTCATCATCACTGAACACTGCTCCACCCACCAAAGATTGGACCgaggtcagagttcactcaTCGCATGAGGGGACAGTGAGGAGAGCTGtggctcagctggaggagaccaTCAGTAAAGAGGTGAAGAAGCTGGGTGCTGATGTGGAGCTGAAGAGGGTCCAGCAGTTTGCAGTAGATGTGACTCTTGATCCTGATACAGCACATGCAGCTCTCGTCTTGTCTGAGGATGGCAAACAAGTTCATTATAAAGATAGCAGGCAGAATCTTCCAGACAACCCAACAAGATTTTCCACGTGTTCTTGTGTTGTAGGAAAACAGGTAATCTATTCAGGGAGATTTTACTATGAAATTCAAGTTAAAGGGAAGACGGAATGGGATCTAGGAGTTGCCAGAGAGACAATAAACAGAAAGGGAAAACTCATAACTAGCCCACAGACAGGACTTTGGGTTGTTTGtttaagaaaaggaaatgagtACAAAGCTTGTGCTGGCCCTACTGTATCTCTGACTCTAAAGTCCCAGCCTCagaaggtgggggtgtttgtggactatgaggagggtctggtctCATTTTATGACGTAGATGCAGCAGCTCTCATCTACTCCTTTACTGGCTGTAACTTCTCAGAGAAACTCTACCCCATCTTTGGTCCAGGTACAAGTGACAACAGTAACTTTGCCCCTCTGATCATCTCTCCTGTCGTTCGCATTTGCCTTCCGTAA